Proteins encoded by one window of Geobacter sp. DSM 9736:
- a CDS encoding EAL domain-containing protein, protein MDIPAPSSDEPVLLYAEDDHSTREVVQLMINRRFPGVSVYPADNGRTGLEIFHSVKPDIILADMKMPVMDGIRMAREIRKTDQKVRIIITTANTESSRIIEAIDTGINHYVLKPINQGKLFWALEQCIAEVRLEKQLRQQGEHIRKLSYAVEQSPVSVIITDPSGKVEYINPKFTRLTGYTLEEAAGRGACFFHEDEEWGAEHHPLWETLRGGKEWRGELRCRKKDGTVYWASVSVSPVVDGNGAISHFISFHEDISERKQAEETIKHMAYFDALTGLPNRHLFNELLHQAMAQAQRQNRALAILFLDLDRFKVINDTLGHAVGDQLLQAAAQRLKRCCRRERDTVARRGGDEFIVLLPELVDVQEAVRVAQNIIDAFNKPFILPEHELFVSTCVGISIFPHDGTDAETLIKNADMAMYRAKEFGRNRYHLYTPAMDAHAFERLSLENSLRRALQREEFFLHYQPKVDVRAGRISSVEALVRWKHPEFGMVPPTQFIPLVEETGMITALGEWVLQTACAQNKEWLDQGYPPLRMSVNCSPRQFQQLNLAGTVEQTLADTGLDPSLLELEVTENIMLDHEESTMHSFRRLSELGVGIAIDDFGTGYSSLSAIRRLPIQTLKIDKSFINDINSNQDDAAIAKAIITMAQSLRLDVVAEGVETREQMALLDSYDCNLMQGYYFSRPLPAEELTDLLARRNWAQQSWAHA, encoded by the coding sequence ATGGATATCCCGGCTCCCTCTTCGGACGAACCGGTTCTGCTGTATGCCGAGGACGATCACAGTACACGTGAAGTCGTACAGTTGATGATTAACAGGCGCTTCCCGGGAGTTTCCGTATATCCTGCGGACAACGGGCGCACCGGCCTGGAGATCTTTCATTCCGTAAAACCGGACATAATCCTTGCCGACATGAAGATGCCGGTGATGGATGGAATCCGCATGGCCAGGGAGATTCGGAAGACAGACCAGAAGGTGCGCATCATCATCACGACAGCCAATACGGAATCCAGCCGTATCATTGAAGCGATCGACACAGGGATAAACCACTACGTACTCAAACCTATCAATCAGGGAAAACTGTTCTGGGCTCTGGAGCAGTGCATTGCAGAAGTGAGGCTCGAGAAGCAGCTCAGGCAGCAGGGGGAGCATATACGGAAACTGTCTTATGCGGTCGAACAGAGTCCGGTTTCGGTGATCATAACCGACCCTTCAGGAAAGGTGGAATACATTAACCCCAAATTTACCCGTCTTACGGGTTATACGCTGGAGGAAGCTGCGGGGAGGGGGGCATGTTTTTTTCACGAGGACGAGGAGTGGGGCGCCGAGCATCATCCGCTCTGGGAGACTCTCCGGGGAGGTAAAGAGTGGCGCGGTGAACTTCGCTGCCGCAAAAAGGATGGCACCGTTTACTGGGCATCGGTTTCCGTTTCACCGGTAGTTGACGGCAATGGTGCGATTTCTCACTTCATTTCGTTCCACGAGGATATCTCCGAGCGTAAGCAGGCCGAGGAAACCATCAAGCATATGGCGTATTTCGATGCGCTTACAGGGTTGCCGAACCGGCACCTGTTCAACGAGCTCCTTCACCAGGCGATGGCGCAGGCGCAGCGGCAAAACCGGGCGCTGGCGATCCTGTTTCTCGACCTGGATCGGTTCAAGGTTATTAACGACACACTCGGTCATGCAGTGGGAGACCAGCTCCTTCAAGCAGCAGCGCAGCGGCTCAAGCGATGCTGCCGCCGGGAGCGGGATACCGTTGCCCGCCGGGGAGGTGACGAATTCATAGTTCTGCTGCCGGAGCTGGTTGATGTGCAGGAGGCTGTAAGGGTGGCTCAGAACATCATCGATGCATTCAACAAACCCTTCATACTTCCGGAGCATGAACTTTTCGTCAGCACCTGCGTAGGGATCAGTATCTTTCCACATGACGGTACCGATGCAGAGACACTCATAAAAAATGCTGACATGGCTATGTATCGGGCGAAGGAGTTCGGGCGCAATCGGTACCATCTATATACACCCGCCATGGATGCCCACGCCTTCGAGCGTCTTTCACTGGAGAACAGTCTGCGCCGGGCGCTGCAACGAGAGGAGTTCTTTCTTCACTACCAGCCGAAGGTGGATGTTCGTGCCGGCCGCATCAGTTCGGTAGAGGCGCTGGTTCGCTGGAAGCATCCCGAGTTCGGTATGGTTCCTCCTACGCAGTTCATCCCGCTCGTGGAGGAAACGGGGATGATCACCGCTCTCGGGGAGTGGGTCCTGCAGACCGCGTGCGCGCAAAACAAGGAGTGGCTTGATCAGGGATACCCTCCGCTACGCATGTCGGTGAACTGCTCTCCACGGCAGTTTCAGCAGCTGAACCTTGCCGGCACAGTGGAACAGACCCTGGCCGATACGGGACTCGACCCGTCGCTGCTGGAACTGGAGGTGACAGAGAACATCATGCTTGACCATGAGGAATCGACCATGCACTCCTTCCGCCGTCTGAGCGAGCTGGGTGTCGGCATAGCAATCGATGATTTCGGTACCGGCTACTCTTCGCTCAGTGCGATACGAAGGCTGCCCATACAGACGCTGAAGATCGACAAGTCATTCATCAACGACATCAACTCCAACCAGGACGACGCCGCTATTGCAAAAGCTATCATTACAATGGCCCAGAGTCTGCGCCTCGATGTGGTGGCGGAAGGAGTTGAGACCCGGGAGCAGATGGCGCTTCTGGATTCCTACGATTGCAATCTCATGCAGGGGTATTATTTCAGCCGGCCTTTGCCCGCAGAGGAGCTGACGGATCTTCTGGCCAGGCGGAACTGGGCCCAGCAGTCCTGGGCGCATGCCTGA
- a CDS encoding CxxxxCH/CxxCH domain-containing protein, with protein sequence MDILDAVLRWGKVGGGLLSALLLLPALASAELRCYDCHGTQETRDIRPFDAPVRDVSSGGFPGNHRTHLSANATQSDCAPCHPGSAAFHAGHRDGLVSVSSRVNSSPAVTAYNNVTTPFPQYAGNIPGSCSNVNCHFEQPTPDWGSSTLGRSDCSACHGAPPSDGNHPALSGRGGKHGEYIGTGTNSCSACHRDHTTDPDPLAHAREAGKRPLNVQFATAPNNGGSYSGNLNYPNYLPSQNPLRDGICSNIYCHSDGRGGAPTISVKWSDGPGTTKCYSCHKGTLANNNPQDCSDVPGAVWDSVKGYCTPYINMTTNGHSRLVGPQWIRRYPCYYCHSGTLDGSGGITDKKKHVNGTKDVVMAPQWNIVGRPAASYDPVTKNCNNVYCHSDGTSSPDTVRPFAWTTHGTDCNTCHGHPRGSCNVADCHDGRTDATGKTWVLPSTYGNRTSYKWPRGQEWKAAIPMFPNKGPGAARANSHSRHTETNFTCDQCHASTIVNGTCNDCHVDGIPAGSMGEVAHLNAEFHANKGKDVVFKKGGSYNPVTKTCSNTACHTGGTDPQWGGSVNDSVICLNCHGTTGADVDTFGFSIYSAAAKINLTQWVNTGHGRAGTSGAYPASGNPAAGFPGNPCWYCHDNNIIHNDSGNPFRLRQHLQFANRFDKECVYCHMTGSDAECLACHNAEESLAPQLSALPADPAAVWPDGSAAPRPDHTIMADGNTSCSTAPCHFVDPADPTKDLKRHNVGAGIWTDRQKADVKNQYMMMGVCLKCHDDDAGGKCTSCHTPPESNPLKYSLGFDPGTGWIKPQKARASSSHFGYKHYGAFMASGGWNGNGTWKGGKFCWDCHDPHGDGNIYMIQNQVATSTDGTFGIPRSRATVVFTQKQSGLDYAKINAPYNGICNVCHSTGSQHYRADGGDGHNAGRVCTSCHEHRFTDSHADGQACTTCHRDKPVPRHSGFGLPRDCTKCHTGTIGLRMDVMGQFKGTSHHVQLPDGQFANNKHCYACHWEATPEGLIDIRYHEGYNYKNYSTVKNAKVDLVVWKPGARPTYLNSTTAIQFMASKVGTAGERTEVAKLNNHCLSCHNDDNNNSQPFGDCKTPRQYAWDGQSVAARYSQTGTTAWGKYNSTTYPNANQKDKVAKSFSAHGNAVGNAGGFSIANGVDSGIPNTRNGSQNVQCFDCHSSHGSKLVGVTSSYVTFNGSRNGGNLKETQAGKGGYAMSYKASANTAQGSLNPYNAGAGQCFDCHLNQNSGTTPWGYQSTFGASEAIKGYYDAPKFMSPGAAVQQRFPLKGSLSTKGGHLKASSFLNHTTSAHNRINGLCTPCHDPHGVSPTLGTKQQYAVPLLKGTWLTAPYREDGPKMSLENPPSGAPDSNPTTNVRTDQQTFGNLAVSEDDSTFAGLCLRCHAKSNLTDGVTHTWKSQDRIHESVKGWKTANGTIQHNYTCSKCHTPHASALPRLMITNCLDTKHRGGGVSGGQPGSGGPRKFEYWDANYEPHSGSFPRGIDQSGVNCHPGGTWPDNGWNTKTPW encoded by the coding sequence ATGGACATACTGGACGCGGTACTGCGTTGGGGGAAAGTTGGAGGGGGGCTGCTGTCGGCGCTTCTGCTGTTGCCTGCTCTCGCTTCTGCCGAGCTTCGATGTTACGATTGCCACGGCACGCAAGAGACCCGCGATATCAGGCCATTTGATGCCCCTGTCCGTGATGTTTCCTCGGGAGGGTTTCCGGGTAATCACCGTACCCATCTTTCCGCTAACGCCACTCAAAGCGATTGCGCTCCCTGTCATCCGGGAAGCGCGGCCTTTCATGCCGGACACCGTGATGGTCTTGTAAGTGTCTCCTCCCGGGTCAATTCGTCTCCCGCCGTGACCGCCTACAACAACGTGACCACGCCATTCCCTCAATATGCTGGAAATATCCCGGGAAGCTGCAGCAACGTGAACTGCCACTTTGAACAACCCACCCCCGACTGGGGCAGCTCCACCCTCGGCAGATCCGACTGTTCGGCCTGCCACGGCGCGCCGCCGTCTGATGGGAACCATCCGGCCCTTTCGGGGAGGGGAGGGAAGCACGGAGAGTATATCGGTACCGGTACGAACAGCTGCAGCGCATGTCACCGTGACCATACCACCGATCCGGACCCTCTTGCCCATGCTCGGGAAGCCGGAAAGCGCCCCCTCAACGTGCAGTTCGCAACAGCCCCCAATAACGGCGGCAGCTATTCGGGCAACCTCAACTATCCCAACTATCTGCCGAGCCAGAATCCGCTTCGCGACGGGATATGCAGCAATATCTACTGTCACAGCGACGGCCGAGGAGGAGCACCGACCATTAGCGTAAAATGGTCCGACGGCCCTGGCACCACGAAATGCTACTCCTGCCACAAAGGGACTCTGGCCAACAACAACCCCCAGGACTGCAGCGATGTTCCGGGAGCTGTATGGGACAGCGTCAAGGGGTACTGCACTCCATACATCAACATGACGACCAACGGGCACAGCAGGCTCGTCGGGCCGCAATGGATCAGAAGGTATCCCTGCTACTACTGTCACAGCGGCACACTGGATGGATCCGGGGGCATCACCGACAAGAAGAAGCACGTTAACGGGACCAAGGATGTCGTCATGGCGCCCCAGTGGAACATTGTAGGGCGACCTGCGGCGAGCTACGACCCGGTCACAAAGAACTGCAACAACGTCTACTGTCACAGCGACGGCACCTCAAGCCCCGACACCGTGCGCCCCTTCGCCTGGACCACCCACGGCACCGATTGCAATACATGTCATGGCCACCCCCGTGGAAGCTGCAACGTTGCCGACTGCCATGACGGCCGTACCGATGCTACCGGGAAGACATGGGTCCTTCCCTCCACCTACGGCAACCGGACCTCGTACAAGTGGCCCCGCGGCCAGGAGTGGAAGGCGGCCATTCCGATGTTCCCCAACAAAGGACCCGGCGCGGCACGGGCAAACTCCCACAGCCGCCACACCGAAACGAACTTCACATGCGACCAGTGCCATGCATCCACCATCGTTAACGGCACCTGCAATGATTGCCATGTGGATGGGATTCCTGCGGGAAGCATGGGGGAAGTAGCGCATCTGAACGCGGAGTTCCATGCCAACAAGGGTAAGGACGTCGTCTTCAAGAAAGGGGGGTCGTATAACCCTGTGACGAAGACATGCTCCAATACCGCCTGCCACACCGGCGGAACCGATCCGCAATGGGGTGGCTCCGTCAATGACTCGGTCATCTGCCTCAACTGCCACGGTACTACCGGTGCCGACGTGGATACATTCGGTTTCAGCATCTACAGCGCGGCTGCAAAGATAAACCTCACCCAGTGGGTCAATACCGGCCACGGACGGGCGGGCACTTCCGGCGCCTATCCGGCTTCGGGGAATCCTGCGGCAGGTTTTCCGGGCAACCCTTGCTGGTACTGTCACGACAACAACATCATTCACAACGACAGCGGTAATCCCTTCCGCCTGCGGCAGCATCTGCAGTTCGCCAACAGATTCGACAAGGAATGCGTTTATTGCCACATGACGGGCAGCGACGCCGAATGCCTCGCATGCCACAATGCCGAGGAGTCGCTTGCACCGCAACTTTCGGCGTTGCCCGCCGACCCCGCTGCGGTCTGGCCTGACGGAAGCGCTGCGCCGCGTCCCGATCACACAATTATGGCGGACGGAAACACCTCATGCAGCACTGCCCCCTGCCACTTCGTTGATCCGGCCGATCCGACAAAAGATCTGAAGCGGCACAATGTCGGTGCGGGAATCTGGACTGATCGCCAGAAAGCGGATGTAAAGAACCAGTACATGATGATGGGCGTCTGCCTCAAGTGCCACGACGACGATGCCGGCGGCAAGTGTACCAGCTGTCATACGCCCCCCGAGAGCAACCCACTCAAATACTCCCTCGGTTTCGACCCGGGCACCGGCTGGATAAAACCGCAGAAGGCGCGGGCATCCTCTTCCCATTTTGGGTACAAGCACTATGGCGCATTCATGGCCAGCGGCGGGTGGAACGGAAACGGCACATGGAAAGGGGGGAAATTCTGCTGGGACTGCCACGACCCCCATGGTGACGGGAATATCTACATGATCCAGAACCAGGTCGCGACTTCCACCGACGGCACGTTCGGTATCCCCAGATCCCGGGCTACGGTCGTGTTCACGCAGAAGCAGAGCGGTCTTGATTACGCGAAGATCAACGCTCCGTACAACGGCATCTGCAATGTCTGCCATTCCACGGGGAGTCAGCATTACCGGGCCGATGGCGGAGACGGCCACAATGCCGGGCGCGTCTGCACTTCATGCCACGAGCACAGGTTCACCGACAGCCATGCCGACGGGCAGGCCTGCACTACCTGCCATCGCGACAAGCCGGTCCCGCGGCATTCCGGATTCGGCCTTCCACGTGACTGCACCAAGTGCCATACGGGCACCATCGGGCTGCGCATGGATGTCATGGGTCAGTTCAAGGGAACGTCGCATCACGTGCAGCTGCCGGATGGGCAGTTTGCAAACAACAAACACTGCTACGCCTGCCACTGGGAAGCTACACCCGAGGGGCTGATCGATATCCGCTACCACGAGGGGTACAACTACAAGAACTATTCGACAGTGAAGAACGCGAAGGTGGACCTTGTGGTATGGAAGCCGGGTGCGCGTCCCACCTATCTGAACAGTACGACAGCCATACAGTTCATGGCCAGCAAGGTCGGGACTGCAGGCGAGCGGACTGAGGTAGCAAAACTCAACAACCACTGCCTCAGCTGCCACAACGACGACAACAATAACTCCCAGCCCTTCGGCGACTGCAAGACCCCGCGGCAGTACGCGTGGGACGGGCAGAGCGTAGCCGCGCGCTACTCCCAGACCGGAACCACGGCATGGGGCAAGTACAACTCCACCACGTATCCGAATGCCAACCAGAAGGACAAGGTTGCCAAGTCTTTCTCTGCCCATGGGAATGCAGTGGGGAATGCGGGCGGATTCAGTATTGCCAACGGCGTCGATTCGGGCATTCCCAATACCCGCAACGGCAGCCAGAATGTCCAGTGCTTCGACTGTCATAGCTCACACGGCTCGAAGCTTGTAGGGGTGACTTCCAGCTACGTTACCTTCAACGGCTCCCGTAACGGCGGGAACCTTAAAGAGACACAGGCCGGAAAGGGTGGATACGCCATGAGCTACAAGGCATCCGCCAACACCGCCCAGGGCTCGCTCAACCCATACAATGCCGGGGCAGGCCAGTGTTTCGACTGTCACCTGAACCAGAACTCAGGGACCACGCCTTGGGGATACCAGTCCACCTTCGGGGCCTCGGAAGCTATAAAGGGTTACTACGACGCGCCGAAGTTCATGTCCCCCGGCGCCGCTGTGCAGCAGAGGTTCCCATTGAAGGGGAGCCTGTCGACTAAGGGCGGCCACCTGAAAGCTTCCTCATTCCTCAACCATACCACCTCGGCCCACAACAGGATCAACGGACTCTGTACGCCTTGTCATGATCCCCATGGGGTGAGCCCGACGCTGGGGACAAAACAGCAGTATGCCGTGCCCCTCCTCAAGGGGACCTGGCTCACGGCTCCCTATCGTGAGGATGGGCCGAAGATGAGCCTGGAAAATCCGCCCAGCGGCGCTCCCGATTCCAATCCGACCACCAACGTTCGCACCGATCAGCAGACCTTCGGGAACCTTGCAGTGAGTGAGGACGACAGTACTTTCGCCGGCCTCTGTCTCCGATGCCACGCCAAGAGCAACCTGACCGACGGCGTGACCCACACCTGGAAGAGCCAGGACCGCATCCACGAATCAGTCAAAGGATGGAAGACCGCCAATGGCACGATCCAGCACAACTATACATGCTCCAAGTGCCATACTCCCCACGCCAGTGCGCTGCCGCGCCTCATGATCACCAACTGCCTCGACACTAAGCACCGCGGCGGCGGTGTCTCCGGCGGCCAGCCCGGTTCCGGCGGCCCGAGGAAATTTGAATACTGGGACGCGAATTACGAGCCCCATTCCGGAAGCTTTCCCCGAGGTATTGACCAGAGTGGCGTCAACTGCCATCCCGGCGGAACCTGGCCCGACAACGGCTGGAACACCAAGACCCCATGGTAG